In Brevibacterium zhoupengii, the following are encoded in one genomic region:
- a CDS encoding 1-aminocyclopropane-1-carboxylate deaminase yields the protein MAITDFERYPLTFGPSPVHELKRLSDHLGGARVWAKREDVNSGLAFGGNKTRKLEYIVPDILASGADTLVSIGGYQSNHTRQVAAVAAHLGLKSRLVQERWVDWDDPVNDKVGNIELSRIMGADVHLDSAGFDIGIRSSWENAIAEVEAAGGKPYPIPAGASEHKFGALGFVNWAYEVAEQEKELGVFFDTIIVCTVTGSTHAGMIAGFAALEAAGGPKRQVIGIDASATLDKTREQVKRIANNAAELIGLGREITDADVDIRAGWEGPAYGIPDDSTVNAIRTTAELEGVILDPVYEGKSMAGLLDLFGSGTVAKDSTVLYAHLGGQLALNAYSSIF from the coding sequence ATGGCAATCACCGATTTCGAACGTTACCCACTGACCTTCGGGCCCAGCCCGGTCCACGAACTCAAGCGACTCAGCGACCACCTCGGCGGGGCCCGGGTATGGGCCAAGCGTGAGGACGTGAACTCTGGGCTCGCGTTCGGTGGAAACAAGACCCGCAAGCTCGAATACATCGTCCCCGACATCCTCGCTTCCGGCGCGGACACACTCGTCTCGATCGGCGGCTACCAGTCGAACCACACCCGGCAGGTCGCGGCCGTCGCGGCACATCTGGGGTTGAAGTCGCGGCTGGTGCAGGAACGCTGGGTCGACTGGGATGACCCGGTCAACGACAAGGTCGGCAACATCGAACTCTCCCGCATCATGGGCGCCGATGTGCACCTCGATTCCGCTGGATTCGACATCGGCATCCGCTCTAGCTGGGAGAACGCCATCGCCGAGGTGGAGGCTGCAGGCGGCAAGCCGTACCCCATCCCAGCCGGTGCCTCGGAGCACAAGTTCGGTGCACTCGGCTTCGTCAACTGGGCCTACGAGGTCGCCGAGCAGGAGAAGGAGCTCGGCGTCTTCTTCGACACGATCATCGTCTGCACGGTCACCGGCTCCACCCATGCGGGAATGATCGCAGGCTTCGCCGCGCTCGAGGCAGCAGGAGGCCCGAAGCGCCAGGTCATCGGCATCGACGCATCTGCGACCCTGGACAAGACCCGTGAACAGGTCAAACGCATCGCGAACAATGCCGCTGAGCTCATCGGTCTTGGTCGGGAGATCACCGACGCTGACGTCGACATCCGCGCCGGCTGGGAAGGCCCTGCCTACGGCATCCCCGACGACTCGACCGTCAACGCGATCCGCACCACCGCCGAACTCGAAGGCGTCATCCTCGACCCCGTCTACGAGGGCAAATCGATGGCAGGACTGCTCGACCTCTTCGGCAGCGGCACGGTGGCGAAGGATTCGACGGTCCTCTACGCCCACCTCGGCGGACAGCTGGCGCTCAACGCCTACAGCTCGATCTTCTGA
- a CDS encoding NAD-dependent succinate-semialdehyde dehydrogenase, translated as MSNVGSAAGGYRVENPATGEVVESFDNATDAQIEEVLDAAHKGYLAWREKTIEERGAIVNKVAALFGERKEELATVIALEMGKPVAEGIEEAEFCEAIFNYYADNGPKFAADEPIESMSGGKAFIQRRPVGALLGIMPWNFPYYQVARFAAPNLVLGNTIILKHAEICPRSSAIIADMMKEAGIPEGVYNNIYATHEQIETIIGDDRVEGVSLTGSERAGSAVAATAGKNLKKAVLELGGSDPYIVLDTDNMDEAVDTAWGTRLYNTGQVCNANKRMIVMDDIYEDFVSGLTKRAQDWTKGTPDEAGDGKYSPMSSRGAAENLRKQLDRAVEQGATLVGGELATDGSAYVSPAVLTGVTSDMDAYREELFGPVATVYKVGSDDDALKLANDTRFGLGGAVFAKDPERAAKLAQRLDVGMTNVNTPGGEGAEIPFGGTKRSGFGRELGPYGMDEFVNKRMYYVAD; from the coding sequence ATGAGCAATGTAGGCAGTGCTGCAGGCGGCTACCGTGTCGAGAACCCGGCCACGGGCGAGGTCGTCGAATCGTTCGACAACGCCACCGATGCGCAGATCGAGGAGGTCCTCGACGCGGCTCACAAGGGCTACCTGGCCTGGCGCGAGAAGACGATCGAAGAGCGCGGCGCGATCGTGAACAAGGTCGCCGCCCTGTTCGGTGAGCGCAAGGAAGAACTCGCAACGGTCATCGCCTTGGAGATGGGCAAGCCCGTCGCCGAAGGCATCGAAGAGGCCGAGTTCTGCGAGGCCATCTTCAACTACTACGCGGACAACGGACCCAAGTTTGCCGCGGACGAGCCCATCGAATCGATGTCGGGCGGCAAGGCCTTCATTCAGCGCCGTCCCGTCGGGGCACTCTTGGGCATCATGCCCTGGAACTTCCCCTACTACCAGGTCGCGCGCTTCGCCGCGCCGAACCTGGTTCTGGGCAACACGATCATCCTCAAGCATGCGGAGATCTGCCCCCGGTCATCGGCGATCATCGCCGACATGATGAAGGAAGCCGGCATCCCCGAAGGCGTGTACAACAACATCTACGCCACGCATGAGCAGATCGAAACCATCATCGGTGATGACCGCGTCGAGGGTGTGTCGCTGACAGGCTCCGAGCGGGCAGGCTCGGCCGTGGCCGCGACTGCAGGCAAGAACCTCAAGAAGGCAGTCCTCGAACTCGGCGGATCCGATCCCTATATCGTCCTCGACACGGACAACATGGACGAGGCCGTCGACACCGCATGGGGCACCCGCCTCTACAACACCGGCCAGGTCTGCAACGCGAACAAGCGCATGATCGTCATGGACGACATCTACGAGGACTTCGTGTCCGGGCTGACCAAGCGCGCCCAGGATTGGACGAAGGGCACCCCCGACGAGGCGGGCGACGGCAAGTACTCGCCGATGTCCTCGCGCGGTGCCGCGGAGAACCTGCGCAAGCAGCTCGACCGTGCAGTCGAGCAGGGTGCGACCCTCGTCGGCGGCGAACTCGCCACCGACGGTTCGGCCTATGTCTCGCCTGCCGTGCTGACCGGAGTCACCTCGGACATGGACGCCTACCGCGAGGAGCTCTTCGGCCCCGTGGCCACCGTGTACAAGGTGGGCAGCGACGATGACGCTTTGAAGCTGGCCAATGACACCCGCTTCGGCCTCGGCGGCGCCGTGTTCGCGAAGGACCCCGAGCGTGCGGCGAAGTTGGCTCAGCGTCTCGACGTGGGCATGACGAACGTCAACACCCCAGGTGGCGAAGGTGCGGAGATTCCGTTCGGCGGCACCAAGCGCTCGGGCTTCGGCCGCGAGCTGGGCCCCTACGGTATGGACGAGTTCGTCAACAAGCGCATGTACTACGTCGCTGACTGA
- a CDS encoding MFS transporter has translation MPKLLVLGLCAGYFLVLLDVTVVNVALPQINADLQAGQAGMAGVINAYTFVLAALLLAFGAIGDRWGHRRIVILGFLCFFAGSLACSLSPTIEALVASRGLQGVGAAATMTGTLAMLSESAADDRERNKLVGLWAALGGVALPIGPLLGGLLVELDSWRAVFWLNLPIILVALIPIVAFSSPRRDPGAAGTSDSDTRPDHAADSGSSRARLLLACIVAALMNVCVLGSLFLLTQFFQDDRGLSPLQAGLATLPALLPMPIFGALSGKISNRLGVWRTSALGLIIAGVGLGLMGLTVSGPSLWGLWLALVVWAIGVGILTPAIVAAAMHALPQRPGFASGAGSTARNVGGAVGVTVFAALYTVDTGILMAGAGVVMLAASFICLGVQRWSRRSRPALSSGDVEAEVRGRV, from the coding sequence ATGCCGAAATTGCTTGTCCTCGGCCTCTGCGCCGGGTACTTCCTCGTCCTCCTCGACGTGACGGTCGTCAACGTTGCGCTGCCGCAGATCAACGCTGATCTGCAGGCAGGGCAGGCCGGGATGGCCGGGGTCATCAACGCCTATACCTTCGTCCTCGCCGCCCTGCTGCTGGCCTTCGGCGCGATCGGGGACCGTTGGGGCCATCGCCGGATCGTGATCCTCGGATTCCTCTGCTTCTTCGCCGGATCATTGGCCTGCTCGCTGTCGCCGACGATCGAGGCACTCGTGGCCTCACGTGGTCTGCAGGGTGTTGGCGCCGCCGCAACGATGACCGGCACCCTGGCGATGCTTTCGGAGTCGGCCGCCGACGACCGCGAGCGGAACAAGCTCGTCGGACTGTGGGCGGCACTGGGCGGGGTCGCGCTGCCGATCGGGCCCCTGCTGGGCGGGCTGCTCGTCGAGCTGGACAGCTGGCGGGCCGTGTTCTGGCTGAACCTGCCCATCATCCTCGTAGCCCTTATCCCCATCGTCGCGTTCTCCTCGCCGAGGCGGGACCCGGGTGCCGCCGGAACCTCGGATTCCGATACACGGCCAGATCACGCTGCCGACTCGGGGTCATCGCGAGCGAGACTCCTGCTCGCCTGCATCGTCGCCGCACTGATGAACGTCTGTGTCCTCGGCTCCCTGTTCCTGCTCACCCAGTTCTTCCAGGACGATCGCGGACTGAGCCCCCTCCAAGCGGGGCTGGCCACTCTTCCCGCACTGCTGCCGATGCCGATATTCGGGGCATTGTCGGGGAAGATCAGCAACCGCCTCGGCGTATGGAGGACGAGCGCACTCGGGCTCATCATCGCCGGCGTGGGGCTCGGGCTGATGGGGCTGACTGTGTCGGGACCGAGCCTGTGGGGGCTGTGGCTTGCGCTGGTTGTGTGGGCCATCGGGGTCGGGATCCTCACCCCGGCGATCGTGGCGGCGGCGATGCATGCCCTGCCACAGCGACCGGGATTTGCCTCGGGGGCGGGAAGCACCGCCCGCAACGTCGGAGGAGCCGTGGGCGTGACGGTCTTCGCCGCTCTCTACACGGTCGACACAGGAATCCTCATGGCAGGCGCCGGTGTCGTGATGCTCGCCGCCTCGTTCATCTGCTTGGGAGTGCAGCGCTGGTCGCGGAGGAGCAGACCGGCTTTGTCGAGTGGCGATGTCGAAGCTGAGGTCAGAGGCCGCGTCTAG
- a CDS encoding MFS transporter: protein MKPNRSGIGKMRWAIAILLFFGVLINYIDRSSIAVAEGHIREDFGLTAGEMGIVLSSFGWSYVLMQIPAGLLLDKIGIKWIFRVATIMWSVSCFITAIISGTGLLILARIVLGMAESPIFPGAMKATGYWFPRSERGTATAIFDSGQRLSNVIGFPLVAMAVVSFGWRGAFVAMGILSLAYVFVFFWKYRDPKEMNRLGKLKDSELEYIREGGAQDEDAPRPNPLANLGYILKQRKVWGMSIGLGCAGYTQWMLLTWLPGYLQSEMGMSVMSSGIFTALPWLVAVAVEFIFPGWMLDHLMRLGKSGTAVRKAFIVSGMLLAMTVMGAAFTDNPTWALFWITLGTSGITISFCVTNSLPALIAPEGGVGATGSIMNSVNNLIGVSAPIVTGFVVQATGGFGAAFIVCGVILAIGIFFYTVVLGPIVQIPTAEERAAAKAAVGSSKV, encoded by the coding sequence GTGAAACCCAACCGATCGGGCATCGGCAAGATGCGGTGGGCGATCGCCATTCTGCTGTTCTTCGGTGTGCTCATCAACTATATCGATCGCAGTTCGATCGCCGTGGCAGAAGGCCACATCCGGGAAGACTTCGGACTGACGGCTGGTGAGATGGGTATCGTCCTGTCCAGTTTCGGTTGGTCGTATGTGCTCATGCAGATTCCTGCGGGCCTGCTGCTCGACAAGATCGGGATCAAGTGGATCTTCCGCGTCGCAACAATCATGTGGAGCGTCTCCTGCTTCATCACGGCGATCATCAGCGGTACGGGCCTGCTGATTCTGGCCCGCATCGTCCTCGGCATGGCCGAGTCGCCGATTTTCCCCGGGGCGATGAAGGCCACGGGTTATTGGTTCCCGCGTTCCGAGCGCGGAACGGCAACGGCGATCTTCGACTCCGGGCAGCGCCTGTCCAATGTCATCGGCTTCCCCCTTGTGGCCATGGCTGTGGTGTCTTTCGGTTGGCGCGGTGCCTTCGTGGCCATGGGCATCCTCAGCCTCGCCTATGTCTTCGTCTTCTTCTGGAAGTACCGCGACCCCAAGGAGATGAACCGCCTCGGCAAGCTCAAGGACTCAGAGCTTGAGTACATCCGTGAAGGCGGAGCGCAGGACGAGGACGCACCTCGCCCCAACCCCCTGGCCAACCTCGGCTACATCCTCAAACAGCGCAAGGTGTGGGGAATGTCCATCGGACTCGGATGCGCCGGCTATACGCAGTGGATGCTGCTGACGTGGCTGCCCGGCTACCTGCAGTCGGAGATGGGAATGAGCGTGATGTCCTCGGGCATCTTCACCGCTCTGCCCTGGCTGGTGGCCGTGGCCGTCGAGTTCATCTTCCCCGGCTGGATGCTCGACCATCTGATGCGCTTGGGCAAGTCGGGCACCGCTGTTCGCAAAGCCTTCATCGTCTCCGGAATGCTCCTGGCCATGACGGTCATGGGTGCGGCATTCACCGACAATCCCACGTGGGCTCTGTTCTGGATCACCTTGGGTACCAGCGGCATCACAATCTCCTTCTGCGTCACCAACTCGCTGCCGGCGCTCATCGCCCCTGAAGGCGGAGTTGGAGCGACCGGCTCGATCATGAACTCGGTCAACAACCTCATCGGCGTCTCAGCTCCGATCGTCACCGGCTTCGTCGTGCAGGCCACCGGCGGCTTCGGCGCCGCGTTCATCGTCTGCGGGGTCATCTTGGCCATCGGCATCTTCTTCTACACAGTCGTGCTGGGCCCGATCGTCCAGATTCCGACAGCCGAGGAGCGTGCCGCGGCGAAGGCCGCCGTAGGTAGCTCGAAAGTCTGA
- a CDS encoding class I adenylate-forming enzyme family protein, whose product MPITSTILDVAGSHPKQLALVGSGEALTYSELLEDSRSMFAVVDELHRAQSDPPTPAPETEGIPITAISATSAFDTSRIIAGLAGYRAVSATIDPRWPMAHQLGIIRTTGIGLVISDSTALAEALAASTWTGTVISLADFRTREAAVAADAAAPPAPAPTVRDASEPFLMLFSSGTTSNPKAFIKTRQQYRDNVAVSAAHLEPLPGVATLAPGPVSYSLTLYAVIESLATGGSVHVADEFDPITMGRRIAAESITRVVAVPAVVRALAEAARRDPERFTGLDLVVTGGANLPARIRNRLGEILPNTRLISYYGAAEIGFIGDSRDGDGTWITIYPSIGAQIRSESGGEVPEGEIGTLWIHAAACSYGYVTGTTDAVLRGKDGWATVDDQGRMVDGMLQLAGRAGDIAITGGHKVSLPEVERAFETYDNLGEVCAIALDDPALGSIIVLVIETGTDTAGLVAGAARPIIDKAALFKHARTHLAPQFVPRRIYRLEQLPRTVGGKIRRSETVDLIMDGQGQRL is encoded by the coding sequence GTGCCGATCACCTCGACGATCCTCGATGTCGCAGGCAGCCACCCCAAGCAGCTTGCCCTCGTCGGCTCCGGCGAGGCGCTGACGTACTCCGAGCTCCTCGAGGACTCCCGATCGATGTTCGCCGTCGTCGATGAACTGCATCGGGCACAGTCCGACCCGCCGACTCCCGCACCGGAGACCGAGGGCATTCCCATCACCGCGATCAGTGCCACCTCGGCGTTCGACACTTCGCGCATCATCGCAGGCCTTGCCGGCTACCGCGCCGTGTCCGCGACCATCGATCCGCGCTGGCCCATGGCCCACCAGCTCGGCATCATCCGGACCACTGGAATCGGCCTCGTCATCAGCGACTCAACCGCCCTCGCCGAGGCGCTCGCCGCCTCCACCTGGACCGGCACAGTCATCAGCCTCGCCGACTTCCGAACCCGCGAAGCCGCCGTCGCAGCGGACGCGGCTGCACCTCCCGCCCCAGCACCCACCGTCCGCGATGCGTCCGAGCCCTTCCTCATGCTCTTCTCCTCGGGGACGACGAGCAACCCGAAGGCCTTCATCAAGACCCGCCAGCAGTACCGCGACAACGTCGCCGTCTCCGCGGCGCACCTCGAACCGCTGCCCGGCGTCGCGACCCTGGCGCCCGGTCCGGTGTCCTACAGTCTCACGCTCTACGCCGTCATCGAGAGCCTCGCGACCGGGGGCAGCGTGCACGTCGCCGACGAGTTCGACCCGATCACGATGGGCCGACGCATTGCAGCTGAGTCCATCACCCGCGTCGTCGCCGTCCCCGCAGTCGTCCGTGCCCTCGCCGAGGCAGCCCGCCGTGACCCCGAACGTTTCACCGGGTTGGACCTCGTCGTCACAGGCGGAGCCAACCTGCCCGCGAGAATTCGCAACCGCCTCGGCGAGATCCTTCCTAACACTCGCCTGATCAGCTACTACGGTGCCGCGGAGATCGGATTCATCGGTGACAGCCGCGACGGCGACGGCACCTGGATCACCATCTATCCGAGCATCGGCGCCCAGATCCGCAGCGAGTCCGGCGGCGAGGTCCCCGAGGGGGAAATCGGCACCCTGTGGATCCACGCCGCGGCCTGCTCCTATGGCTACGTCACCGGCACCACCGACGCGGTGCTGCGCGGCAAGGACGGCTGGGCCACCGTCGATGACCAGGGGCGCATGGTGGACGGCATGCTGCAGTTGGCGGGGCGGGCCGGGGACATTGCGATCACCGGTGGGCACAAGGTCTCACTGCCGGAGGTCGAGCGGGCGTTCGAGACCTATGACAACCTCGGCGAGGTCTGCGCGATCGCTCTCGACGACCCCGCATTGGGCAGCATCATCGTCCTCGTGATCGAAACCGGCACCGACACAGCGGGGCTAGTTGCCGGCGCAGCGCGACCAATTATCGACAAGGCTGCGCTGTTCAAGCATGCGCGCACTCACCTGGCACCCCAGTTCGTTCCGCGTCGCATCTATCGGCTCGAGCAGCTGCCCAGAACCGTGGGCGGGAAGATTCGGCGCTCCGAGACCGTTGACCTCATCATGGACGGACAGGGACAGCGACTGTGA